DNA sequence from the uncultured Ilyobacter sp. genome:
GGTGCGTAAGCATATTACCACACTCCTTTTTTAGCTTTCCATCATCCCCTCTAAAATATCATTTTCAGATACTAATATCTCATCTCTTCCGAGGGTTTCCATTATCCATTTCAAAATAAAAGTCCCTGCAATTATTACTTCGGCACGTTTAGGGGGAAGTCCTTTTATTTTTTTTCTTTCCTCTATATTTTTTGATAAATAGAGCTTTATATTTTCCTCTACATTGGGCATTGTGAGATTGTACATGTGCACCTTTTCAGAATCATAATCAACCATTTCTTCATGAACAGTTACATTAGTTGTAACTGTCCCGGCAACTCCTACAAGGATAAAGTCTCTTTGACTTAACTCCTTTGCCTCTTTTATCTCATTTTTGACCCATTCCTCAGCCAATTTTATATTTTCTTCACTATGATCATCGTTTACAAAGAATTTCTCTGTTACCCTTACAGCCCCTATATCAAAACTTTTCATAAAGTTTATATCATCTCTAGAACCATTTATAAACTCTGTGCTCCCTCCTCCTATATCAACTAAGAGAAGCTCACCTTCTATATCGTCTGAGGCTCCTTTGAAACTTAGCCTTGCCTCTTCATCTCCTGTGATGCATTTTATTTCAAGACCCGACTCGGTCTTTACCTTTTCTATAAAATCTTCTCTGTTTGATGAGTCTCTAGTAGCAGAAGTAGCACATACCAGTTTTTCTACAACTCCATAGCTAGCCATTTTTTCAGCATAATTTTTTAGCACATCCACGGTTCTATTTATTGCACTGTCTAAAAGATAGCCATTTTGATTAACATCTTCCCCGAGTTTTGTTATTTCAAGATATTTACGAAATTTTCTTTTAATAGAATATTTATTTTCGATTTTCTCAACTTCAGATATAAATAATCTGCATGAGTTCGTCCCTATATCCACTACCCCTTTTATGGCCCTTTTGTCTATTTCCTGGTTTACCTCTCTTATTATATCTTCAGATACATCCTCTACAGACACCGTTCCCCTGCCTGTAGGCAGTACAAACTTTATTTTTCCACCTTTATTTTTCTTATCTTTTTTCATGAGGGCAATGAGTCTTTCAATCTCCATTTTTACAGGCTCACAATCAATCTCATACTTATCAAATATAGTTTTTCCTCTATCTAAAAATTCTTTTTCTACATAACCTAGCTTCTGAGACAGTAATATCTCATAGATTATCCCCTTTGCAACAGCTTCTCCGTGGGAATATCCCTTGTACTCAGTAGCTGTCTCTAAGGCATGGGCATAGGTATGACCTAGATTTACTATTGCCCTTATCCCCTTTTCTTTTTCATCCTCTTCTACTATATTCTTCTTTATTATACAAGATCTTTTTATTACCTCGATGATTTCTTCTGGTCGCAGGTCTTTTACAGCCTGTGCATTCTCAACTAGATAATCAAAATAGTCATCATCCTTTAAAAATGAATGCTTTATAATTTCCCCCATTCCTGCCTTAAACTCTTTTTCAGGAAGAGTTTTCAGAAATTCCACATCGATTAAGACGAGTTTTGGCTGATAAAAAGCCCCTATAAGATTCTTGGCTTTAGGATGGTTTACAGCTACCTTCCCCCCTATACTTGCATCTACCTGTGAGAGCAAAGATGTAGGAATCTGTATAAAATCAATTCCTCTCATATAAGTTGCAGCTACGTATCCTCCTAGATCTGTTATTACACCACCCCCAAGGCTTATTACAAGAGAGCTTCTGTCAAAATCATTTTCCACCATAAAATCATATATTCCAAAGGCACTCTCTATACTCTTGTGTTCTTCTCCGTCACTTATCTCAAAATAACTTATATTTTTTCCAGTGTTTTCCAGAATATCCAGAACTTTTTCAGAATAAAGGGCCCCTACTTTTGTATTTGATATCAAAATTATCTTTTCATATTTAGATACATAATTTTTGAGTTCACCTATTATTCCTTTATCTATAAGTATCGGATAGCTCCTATCCCCCAAGTCCATTCTTATTTCTTTCATCATTTACCATCCCTTCCCATAAAAGTTTCCTTAAATTATACACCAATAAACCTGCCATTACAACGGAACAAAAAAAAATACAGACACCCGACTTAACCCAGTTTTTTTAGTATCCTACATAATATTTACCCTACTTTTAAAAACTTTTTTACAATTTTATCTCTATAGTCCATTTGTATTTTCTAAAATGCCAACAGTTCCACATAGTTTACATTGTTTTTCGTTCTATTTTTAATCACCATTTAATCTAATTTTTGTCCTTAAAAAATTTCAAACAGATGCTATAATTGTGTATACTTAAATATGGTTAGTCAAGACTGCTGATAACAAATTCTAAAAATACTTTTCAAAAGGAGAAGAAAATAATGATAACATCACTCAAAAATGAAAATATTACCATTCATGTAAAATCACTTGGTGGAGAATTGACAAGTCTAAAGAAAAACGGATCTGAATATGAATACATCTGGACTGGAGATTCGAAATATTGGTCAGGTCAATCACCAGTGCTTTTCCCGATAATAGGATCTCTATCTGGAGGAACCACGAGTATAGAGGGTAACAGCTACTCCATGGGAAACCACGGATTTGCCCGTCGGGAAGAGTTTCAGCTAGTAGAACAAAAAGAAGACCAATTGGTATATTCTTTAAAATATAATGAAAAAACTCTGGCTATGTATCCCTATAAATTTGAGCTGCAGATTATATATACCCTTGAAAATTCAAGTGTAAAAATCTCTTACAGGGTAATAAATCTCGATGAAAAGACAATATATTTTCAGCTCGGAACTCACCCAGGTTTCAACTGTCCAATGAAAAACAACCTTAATTTTTCAGATTATTTCCTTGAATTTGATCAAGTAGAAACAGCAAAAAGGCATTACTGTGACGCAAACAACCTTCTAATTGAAAATCGTGAAGAACTCTTTATAAAAAATTCCAAAAGAATGAACCTAAGTCATGAAATTTTTTATGAAGGAGCTCATTTCCTGAGAGATATAAAATCAAAGGATATTACTTTGAAAACTGAAAAAGATTCAAAATTCATAAAGGTTTCCCGTGAAAATTTCCCTTACCTAGGTATCTGGCAGCCAAAGGATGCTCCCTTTTTGTGTATAGAACCATGGCACGGATTAGCAGAACCTGCTAATTTCTCTGGAAATTTTATCGAAAAGGAACTGATTATCTCATTAGGTAAAGGTCAAGTTCACTCAGCATCACTGACATTTACTGTATAAAAATCATCAAAAATTTTTACAAAAAAACTCCGGAAAATTCCGGAGTTTTTACTTTTATTCTATACAAGTTTTTTTATATCTTCTACTTTGTTCGTTCTTTCCCAAGGAAGATCTATGTCTGTTCTTCCTATATGACCAAAGGCTGCCAAATCCTGATACTTAAAGTTTCCTGATCTGAGCTCTAAGGCTAGCTCTATTCCTCTAGGACTTAGGTCAAATACCTTTTGCACTATTTCTGCTAGTTTAGTCTCTTCTATTTTTCCTGTTCCAAAGGTATCTACCTTTACAGATGTAGGTTCCACCACTCCTATAGCATAAGATAGCTGTATCTCACACTTTTCTGCAAGTTCTGCAGCTACTATATTCTTAGCTACCCATCTCGCTGCATAGGCTGCCGATCTATCTACCTTCGAAGGATCCTTTCCTGAGAAAGCTCCCCCACCGTGTCTGAAGTATCCACCATAGGTATCTACTATTATCTTTCTTCCTGTAAGTCCTGCATCTCCGTGAGGTCCGCCGATTACGAATCTTCCTGTTGGATTTATATGGTAATGTTTTACCCTTCCAGGATTCATCTTGTATTTTTCAAGGACAGGTTTTACAACCTTCTCGATTATTGTCTCATGGATCTCTTCCTGGCTCACTTCAGGGTTATGCTGTACAGACACTACTACTGTATCTACATGATCTACTGTTCCGTTTTTATTGTATGCCAAAGTTACCTGAGATTTTGCATCTGGTCTTCCCCAGATTATATCTTTAGATCTCGCCATTCTTGTATATTTTACGATTATCTCCCTTGCAAGAACAAGGGCTAAAGGCATAAGTTCAGGAGTTTCTTTTACAGCTCCTCCGAACATTATTCCCTGGTCTCCTGCTCCACCGATATCTACACCCATGGCTATGTCAGGTGACTGTGAGTGAATTGCATTAAGAACCCCGCAGTCTGAGTCAAATCCCATACCCTGCTTGTATCCGATCTCATCTATCTTGTCTCTTACTATCTTTTGTACATCTACATATGTATTGGTAGTTATCTCTCCTCCTACCACTACCTGACCTGTTGTACAGAATACTTCGCAGGCTACCCTAGAATTTGGGTCTTCTGCTATGCAGGCGTCTAGCACCGCATCTGATACCTGGTCGGCTATCTTATCTGGATGGCCTGGTGAAACACATTCTGAAGTAAAGAATATTTTGTTTTCCATTTATGATAATCCTCCTGATTTTTTCATAATTTGATTTTCCACTTATTGCTTAATTAAAGTATTGAATTTATCGGAAAACCTGTGTTACTTTCTTTGCTTGCCCAAAGAAAGTAACCAAAGAAAAGGCACCCCTAAAAAATACCTAAAATCCCTTCTGAACTAACTTTCTATTGAAATATAGTCGGTAAACCTCCTTATTTCAATGAAAGTGGATTTCACAAGATGATTTCTTAACGGTATTTTTTAAAGGGGAATTAAAAATCTTTAAATAATTTTTTTAAATCTTTTGAAATTCTTTTGGCCATTGACAAAATAAGCGTTAAGAATGACTGAGAGAAATCTCTAGAAAAAATCAACTGTTTGAGCGAAGCGAGTTTTGATTTTTACTTAGATTTCCGAAGGCATTTAGCTTATTTTTCACAGGCCTTGATTTTTGGTTATGCCCTGACCGAAGGGAGGAAATGCCCTTGGGGTGCTTTTCATCAAGGAAAAGTAACGGAACTTTGGGTAAATTCAGTAATTTATTTAAATTTCTTTCCAGTAACAACTTAAGTTAAAAAATCTAAAAAATTTCACTCAGACTCTTCAAGCATATCCTTCACAAAAGTAGGCAGTGCAAAAGAAGCCTTGTGAATCTCAGAGTTGTAATATTTAGTTTTAAGTCCAAATTTTTCCCACTCTTCAGGCTTATGATCTGCTACAGG
Encoded proteins:
- the aroB gene encoding 3-dehydroquinate synthase, whose product is MMKEIRMDLGDRSYPILIDKGIIGELKNYVSKYEKIILISNTKVGALYSEKVLDILENTGKNISYFEISDGEEHKSIESAFGIYDFMVENDFDRSSLVISLGGGVITDLGGYVAATYMRGIDFIQIPTSLLSQVDASIGGKVAVNHPKAKNLIGAFYQPKLVLIDVEFLKTLPEKEFKAGMGEIIKHSFLKDDDYFDYLVENAQAVKDLRPEEIIEVIKRSCIIKKNIVEEDEKEKGIRAIVNLGHTYAHALETATEYKGYSHGEAVAKGIIYEILLSQKLGYVEKEFLDRGKTIFDKYEIDCEPVKMEIERLIALMKKDKKNKGGKIKFVLPTGRGTVSVEDVSEDIIREVNQEIDKRAIKGVVDIGTNSCRLFISEVEKIENKYSIKRKFRKYLEITKLGEDVNQNGYLLDSAINRTVDVLKNYAEKMASYGVVEKLVCATSATRDSSNREDFIEKVKTESGLEIKCITGDEEARLSFKGASDDIEGELLLVDIGGGSTEFINGSRDDINFMKSFDIGAVRVTEKFFVNDDHSEENIKLAEEWVKNEIKEAKELSQRDFILVGVAGTVTTNVTVHEEMVDYDSEKVHMYNLTMPNVEENIKLYLSKNIEERKKIKGLPPKRAEVIIAGTFILKWIMETLGRDEILVSENDILEGMMES
- a CDS encoding aldose 1-epimerase family protein translates to MITSLKNENITIHVKSLGGELTSLKKNGSEYEYIWTGDSKYWSGQSPVLFPIIGSLSGGTTSIEGNSYSMGNHGFARREEFQLVEQKEDQLVYSLKYNEKTLAMYPYKFELQIIYTLENSSVKISYRVINLDEKTIYFQLGTHPGFNCPMKNNLNFSDYFLEFDQVETAKRHYCDANNLLIENREELFIKNSKRMNLSHEIFYEGAHFLRDIKSKDITLKTEKDSKFIKVSRENFPYLGIWQPKDAPFLCIEPWHGLAEPANFSGNFIEKELIISLGKGQVHSASLTFTV
- the metK gene encoding methionine adenosyltransferase, with the protein product MENKIFFTSECVSPGHPDKIADQVSDAVLDACIAEDPNSRVACEVFCTTGQVVVGGEITTNTYVDVQKIVRDKIDEIGYKQGMGFDSDCGVLNAIHSQSPDIAMGVDIGGAGDQGIMFGGAVKETPELMPLALVLAREIIVKYTRMARSKDIIWGRPDAKSQVTLAYNKNGTVDHVDTVVVSVQHNPEVSQEEIHETIIEKVVKPVLEKYKMNPGRVKHYHINPTGRFVIGGPHGDAGLTGRKIIVDTYGGYFRHGGGAFSGKDPSKVDRSAAYAARWVAKNIVAAELAEKCEIQLSYAIGVVEPTSVKVDTFGTGKIEETKLAEIVQKVFDLSPRGIELALELRSGNFKYQDLAAFGHIGRTDIDLPWERTNKVEDIKKLV